One region of Microbacterium sp. M28 genomic DNA includes:
- a CDS encoding acyl-CoA dehydrogenase family protein: MSFDPLVHLPDDLLERVRERAPIHDRENTFPQQDLDELRDAGYLSILVPKERGGAGLGLEQAAVLQQRLATAAPATALAINMHLVWTGVAKVFSDRGVAGLEFLQDGAVAGDVFAFGISEGGNDLVLFGSDTDAAPQPDGGYAFTGTKIFTSLAPVWTKLGLHGLDTTSADAPKLVFAFVDRTDAVSTSDDWDTLGMRATQSRTTRLDGAAARPEHVVRRIDPGPNPDPIVFGIFSVFEILLASVYTGIARRALDLAVETVQKRRSKKTGATYSQDPDIRWRIADMGLAYDALPPQIAALARDVDSLADHGGRWFTLLSGVKHRAVTMAKSVVDDAILTAGGGSYFSSNELSRLYRDVLAGMFHPSDPESAHSTAASAWLGPLKS; encoded by the coding sequence GTGAGCTTCGACCCGCTGGTCCACCTGCCGGACGACCTGCTCGAGCGCGTCCGCGAGCGCGCGCCGATCCATGACCGGGAGAACACGTTCCCGCAGCAGGATCTGGACGAACTGCGCGACGCCGGCTACCTCAGCATCCTGGTGCCGAAGGAGCGCGGCGGCGCGGGGCTCGGCCTCGAACAGGCCGCCGTGCTGCAGCAGCGTCTCGCGACGGCCGCGCCTGCGACGGCCCTGGCGATCAACATGCACCTGGTGTGGACCGGCGTGGCGAAGGTCTTCAGCGACCGCGGCGTCGCCGGGCTCGAGTTCCTCCAGGACGGCGCCGTGGCAGGCGACGTGTTCGCCTTCGGAATCAGCGAGGGCGGCAACGACCTGGTGCTGTTCGGCAGCGACACGGATGCCGCACCGCAACCGGACGGCGGCTACGCCTTCACCGGTACGAAGATCTTCACCTCGCTCGCTCCCGTGTGGACGAAGCTCGGGCTGCACGGACTGGACACGACCTCCGCTGACGCACCGAAACTCGTGTTCGCCTTCGTCGATCGCACGGATGCCGTGTCGACGAGCGACGACTGGGACACGCTCGGAATGCGTGCGACGCAGAGCCGGACCACGCGGCTGGACGGCGCGGCGGCCCGCCCGGAGCACGTCGTCCGCCGGATCGACCCTGGGCCGAACCCGGATCCGATCGTGTTCGGCATCTTCAGCGTGTTCGAGATCCTGCTCGCCTCGGTGTACACCGGGATCGCCAGGCGTGCACTCGACCTCGCGGTCGAGACCGTGCAGAAGCGTCGATCCAAGAAGACAGGGGCGACGTACAGCCAGGACCCGGACATCCGCTGGCGCATCGCCGACATGGGCCTCGCCTACGACGCGCTGCCCCCGCAGATCGCGGCGCTCGCGCGCGATGTCGATTCTCTCGCCGACCACGGCGGTCGCTGGTTCACGCTGCTGTCCGGGGTCAAGCACCGAGCCGTGACGATGGCCAAGAGCGTCGTCGACGACGCGATCCTCACCGCAGGCGGCGGCTCCTACTTCTCCTCGAACGAGCTGTCCCGGCTCTACCGCGATGTGCTGGCCGGCATGTTCCACCCCTCGGACCCGGAGTCGGCGCATTCCACCGCGGCGAGCGCGTGGTTGGGTCCGCTGAAGAGCTGA
- a CDS encoding metal-sensitive transcriptional regulator, translating into MIEDIKKRAMHRTSILEGQLRGVARMIENEEYCMDIITQSRAIQKSLESLNRLLLENHLRTHVTHMFEQGGDERDQAVTELLKAFDFDRK; encoded by the coding sequence GTGATCGAAGACATCAAGAAGCGCGCCATGCACCGCACCAGCATCCTCGAGGGTCAGTTGCGCGGCGTCGCGCGGATGATCGAGAACGAGGAGTACTGCATGGACATCATCACGCAGTCCCGCGCGATCCAGAAGTCCCTGGAGTCTCTGAACCGGCTGCTGCTCGAGAACCACCTGCGCACGCACGTCACGCACATGTTCGAGCAGGGCGGAGACGAGCGCGATCAGGCGGTCACGGAACTGCTCAAGGCGTTCGACTTCGATCGCAAGTAG
- a CDS encoding MFS transporter — translation MIAAQLTARFPNGMASLAILLHVEQQTGSYGAAGLVLAATSVGQAVAGPVTSRWMGAWGMRRVLTLTAAVCIGAMLCLALLPLTLPGYMFFGLIAGLSTPPIQSAVRTIYPKLVNSSQLTPLFSLDASLQEIIWILAPVVITLVSTQIGTTQGLLLVAAFLVAGCGWFILSPEVGRVRIPRSRRAFGRVVLKPPVLLATVIGFLLIGACSAVEVGVVATFEHGSLEAGLVLAVFAVGSLVGGLSMGHIPIGQWAMARRLVIVTIGLALTMVSLNVFWLGGTLLIAGIGIAPALAVLFAITTASVKFSETAEAFGWAGTGQLIGAAAGSAIAGFLVDSTGGPQGAYLAATLFAIVGVVVAIVFVRAFPDLRHRDPSPFPDTEPVAVTPS, via the coding sequence ATGATCGCGGCGCAGCTGACGGCGCGATTCCCCAACGGGATGGCGTCGTTGGCGATCCTGCTGCATGTCGAGCAGCAGACCGGCTCGTACGGCGCCGCGGGGCTCGTCCTCGCCGCGACTTCCGTCGGCCAGGCAGTCGCCGGCCCGGTGACCAGTCGGTGGATGGGCGCCTGGGGGATGCGGCGCGTCCTCACGCTCACCGCGGCCGTGTGCATCGGAGCGATGCTCTGCCTCGCGCTGCTGCCGCTGACGCTGCCGGGCTACATGTTCTTCGGTCTGATCGCCGGCCTCTCCACTCCGCCGATCCAGTCCGCCGTGCGCACCATCTACCCCAAGCTCGTCAACTCCTCCCAGCTGACGCCGCTGTTCTCGCTGGACGCTTCCCTGCAGGAGATCATCTGGATCCTCGCGCCGGTGGTCATCACTCTCGTGTCCACCCAGATCGGAACGACGCAGGGGCTCCTGCTCGTGGCAGCGTTCCTCGTCGCGGGCTGCGGATGGTTCATCCTCTCCCCCGAGGTCGGACGGGTGCGCATCCCCCGCAGCCGCCGCGCATTCGGTCGTGTCGTACTGAAGCCGCCGGTGCTGCTGGCGACCGTGATCGGATTCCTGCTGATCGGCGCATGCTCGGCGGTCGAGGTCGGCGTCGTCGCGACGTTCGAGCACGGCAGCCTGGAAGCAGGACTCGTGCTGGCGGTGTTCGCGGTCGGCAGTCTCGTCGGCGGCCTGTCGATGGGGCACATCCCGATCGGCCAGTGGGCCATGGCCCGTCGACTCGTGATCGTGACGATCGGTCTCGCGCTCACGATGGTCTCGTTGAACGTGTTCTGGCTCGGCGGAACCCTCCTGATCGCCGGCATCGGCATCGCCCCAGCGCTGGCCGTACTGTTCGCGATCACCACCGCCAGCGTGAAGTTCAGCGAGACGGCCGAGGCGTTCGGCTGGGCCGGCACGGGGCAGCTGATCGGCGCAGCCGCGGGTTCGGCCATCGCCGGCTTCCTCGTCGACAGCACCGGCGGTCCGCAGGGCGCGTACCTGGCTGCGACACTGTTCGCTATCGTCGGTGTGGTCGTCGCGATCGTCTTCGTCCGGGCCTTCCCCGACCTCCGGCACCGCGATCCGAGCCCCTTCCCCGATACCGAACCTGTGGCGGTCACCCCTTCATGA
- a CDS encoding DUF445 domain-containing protein: MARTPMALLSPADQERARALRRMKAVALGALIAMAVAFVIAFWLQERHTWLQYVRAAAEGGMVGALADWFAVTALFRRPLGLPIPHTAIIPNRKDEIGRTLGEFVETNFLAADVVREKLSRTRIAERAGEWLRVPAHADRVAAEGATVATAVLNALSDDDVRDLIGDLAREHLIDPDWGTPAGVWLQRIIETDAHHGAVDLAVDSIANWLDANAEAFTGLVSRRLPTWVPKLAHRFVDDTVYREAVTFVSAVQSDPQHPARIAIDGYLGRLADGLQHDPVTRAKLENAKSALFDSPRVAALAAEAWHTAKTGLLTSLADPASGLRQRAAQAVREIGERLTTEESLQRRVDTWITDAAVFLVDRYRHDIASIITDTVERWDPAETTEKIELMVGRDLQYIRLNGTVVGALAGLAIFTVAHNLIPGV; the protein is encoded by the coding sequence ATGGCGCGCACACCGATGGCTCTGCTCTCCCCTGCCGATCAGGAACGCGCCAGGGCGCTGCGGCGGATGAAGGCCGTCGCCCTCGGTGCCCTGATCGCCATGGCGGTCGCGTTCGTGATCGCGTTCTGGTTGCAGGAGCGCCACACCTGGTTGCAGTACGTGCGTGCCGCGGCCGAGGGCGGCATGGTCGGCGCACTGGCCGACTGGTTCGCGGTCACCGCGCTGTTCCGCCGTCCCCTGGGTCTGCCGATCCCGCACACCGCGATCATCCCGAACCGCAAGGATGAGATCGGGCGCACACTCGGCGAGTTCGTCGAGACGAACTTCCTCGCAGCAGACGTCGTCCGCGAGAAGCTCTCGCGGACCCGTATCGCCGAGCGTGCCGGCGAGTGGCTGCGCGTCCCTGCGCACGCGGATCGCGTCGCCGCCGAAGGGGCGACCGTGGCCACGGCCGTGCTCAACGCGCTCAGCGACGACGACGTCCGCGACCTCATCGGAGACCTGGCCCGCGAGCACCTGATCGACCCCGACTGGGGGACACCGGCCGGTGTGTGGCTGCAGCGCATCATCGAGACCGACGCCCACCACGGCGCCGTCGATCTCGCGGTGGACAGCATCGCGAACTGGCTCGACGCCAACGCCGAGGCCTTCACAGGGCTCGTCTCGCGTCGGCTCCCGACGTGGGTGCCGAAGCTCGCGCACCGCTTCGTCGACGACACCGTGTACCGCGAGGCCGTGACGTTCGTCAGCGCCGTGCAGTCCGATCCGCAGCATCCGGCCCGCATCGCGATCGACGGATACCTCGGCCGCCTGGCGGACGGCCTGCAGCACGACCCGGTGACGAGGGCGAAGCTCGAGAACGCGAAGTCCGCCCTGTTCGACAGCCCGCGCGTCGCGGCCTTGGCCGCCGAGGCCTGGCACACCGCCAAGACAGGCCTGCTCACGTCGCTCGCCGACCCCGCGAGCGGGCTGCGTCAGCGAGCGGCTCAGGCGGTCCGCGAGATCGGTGAGCGCCTGACGACCGAGGAGTCCCTGCAGCGCCGTGTCGACACGTGGATCACGGATGCGGCCGTGTTCCTCGTCGATCGCTATCGACACGACATCGCCTCGATCATCACCGACACCGTCGAGCGCTGGGACCCCGCGGAGACCACCGAGAAGATCGAACTCATGGTCGGCCGGGACCTGCAGTACATCCGGCTCAACGGCACCGTCGTCGGTGCGCTCGCGGGACTCGCCATCTTCACCGTCGCCCACAATCTGATCCCCGGAGTCTGA
- a CDS encoding sugar kinase, whose amino-acid sequence MSTASPEIVCIGETMILVTPTDAALASASEASIGLAGAESNVTAGIAAAGHRVAWASRVGDDPLGIRITDELARRGVELWVERDAEAPTGVMFKDPSVEGSSVHYYRRGSAASRMASGFLAAERLTGVRIVHTTGITPALSASCRDMIDRLFEDARTAGALVSFDVNDRRALWSLEDAAATLARLADAADIAFVGRDEAERIWGTATASEIRAFLPNCALLVVKDGDVGATAYAGDDEPVFVPAPVVDVVEPVGAGDAFASGFLAAALEGVPLAERLSAGHEAAARVLTIAADMPPHP is encoded by the coding sequence ATGAGCACTGCATCCCCCGAGATCGTCTGCATCGGCGAGACGATGATCCTCGTCACCCCGACCGACGCCGCGCTCGCGTCGGCATCCGAGGCATCGATCGGGCTCGCCGGCGCCGAGTCGAACGTGACGGCCGGCATCGCCGCTGCGGGTCACCGCGTCGCCTGGGCGTCGCGGGTCGGAGACGACCCGCTCGGCATCCGCATCACGGACGAGCTCGCCCGCCGCGGCGTCGAACTGTGGGTCGAGCGGGATGCCGAGGCTCCGACGGGCGTCATGTTCAAGGACCCAAGCGTCGAAGGATCGTCGGTGCACTACTACCGACGCGGCTCTGCAGCGTCACGGATGGCTTCGGGCTTCCTTGCCGCCGAGCGTCTGACCGGGGTGCGCATCGTGCACACCACCGGCATCACCCCCGCTCTGTCCGCCTCGTGCCGGGACATGATCGACCGGCTCTTCGAAGACGCCCGCACCGCCGGCGCCCTGGTGTCGTTCGACGTGAACGACCGGCGCGCGCTCTGGTCGCTCGAGGACGCAGCCGCGACTCTCGCCCGGCTGGCGGATGCCGCGGACATCGCCTTCGTGGGACGCGACGAGGCCGAGCGGATCTGGGGCACGGCGACCGCGTCCGAGATCCGGGCCTTCCTGCCGAACTGCGCCCTGCTCGTCGTCAAGGACGGCGACGTCGGGGCCACCGCCTACGCCGGTGACGACGAACCGGTGTTCGTCCCCGCGCCCGTGGTCGACGTCGTCGAGCCGGTGGGGGCCGGAGACGCGTTCGCGTCCGGGTTCCTGGCTGCCGCGCTCGAGGGCGTTCCGCTGGCGGAGCGGCTGTCGGCCGGACACGAGGCGGCGGCCCGTGTGCTGACGATCGCGGCGGACATGCCGCCGCACCCCTGA
- the nrdI gene encoding class Ib ribonucleoside-diphosphate reductase assembly flavoprotein NrdI — MSAVATAAPLLVYFSSVSGNTARFVEKLGLPSRRIPLHRTDEDLVVDEPFVLVTPTYGGGQGRGEEKGAVPKQVIRFLNDERNRRHLRGVISAGNTNFGDAFCLAGDIISRKCHVPHLYRLEIFGTQDDVDRVTDGLERRWELQ, encoded by the coding sequence ATGAGCGCCGTCGCGACAGCAGCGCCGCTCCTGGTCTACTTCTCCAGCGTCTCCGGGAACACGGCGCGCTTCGTCGAGAAGCTGGGCCTTCCCTCCCGCCGCATCCCGTTGCACCGCACGGACGAGGATCTCGTCGTGGACGAGCCGTTCGTGCTCGTCACCCCGACGTACGGGGGCGGGCAGGGGCGCGGCGAGGAGAAGGGCGCCGTACCCAAGCAGGTGATCCGGTTCCTCAACGACGAGCGCAACCGGCGTCACCTTCGGGGAGTCATCTCCGCAGGTAACACCAACTTCGGCGACGCCTTCTGCCTCGCCGGTGACATCATCAGCCGCAAGTGCCACGTGCCTCACTTGTATCGGCTGGAAATCTTCGGCACACAGGACGATGTCGATCGGGTGACCGACGGATTGGAACGACGGTGGGAACTTCAGTGA
- a CDS encoding alpha/beta fold hydrolase, with the protein MAAVTLPRLSWGAPDSAKTALLVHGLGSSGALMWRIGDALANAGWRAVAVDLRGHGDAPRALDYTVGAYAEDLGSTRPQHRESWDAVIGHSLGGAASTVAAASDPSWTRRLLLIDPAILVDGRDATIVRRSQERAFADNRIEVVREEHPHWHEQDLELKIDAVTRASGWAIEQTSAQNKPWDVRDAAARLTVPTHVIGADPAVYSLFTGDVADGVLAANPHISMSIVAGAGHSPHRDKPDETMQQILEALS; encoded by the coding sequence GTGGCTGCTGTGACTCTCCCCCGCCTCTCCTGGGGCGCACCGGATTCTGCGAAGACCGCCCTTCTCGTGCACGGCCTCGGCTCGTCCGGTGCCCTGATGTGGCGCATCGGCGACGCCCTCGCGAACGCGGGCTGGCGCGCCGTCGCCGTCGATCTGCGCGGGCACGGCGATGCGCCGCGCGCTCTCGACTACACGGTCGGCGCGTATGCGGAAGACCTCGGATCGACCCGCCCGCAGCATCGCGAGTCGTGGGATGCCGTGATCGGTCACTCCCTCGGCGGCGCCGCGAGCACGGTGGCCGCGGCATCCGACCCGTCCTGGACGAGGCGCTTGCTCCTGATCGACCCGGCCATTCTGGTCGACGGCAGGGATGCGACGATCGTCCGGCGCAGTCAGGAGCGCGCCTTCGCGGACAATCGCATCGAGGTGGTCCGCGAGGAGCATCCGCACTGGCACGAGCAGGACCTCGAACTCAAGATCGACGCCGTGACGCGCGCGAGCGGATGGGCGATCGAGCAGACCAGTGCGCAGAACAAGCCCTGGGATGTCCGCGATGCGGCGGCCAGGCTCACCGTCCCCACGCACGTGATCGGCGCCGACCCGGCGGTCTACAGCCTGTTCACCGGCGACGTCGCCGACGGCGTCCTCGCCGCGAATCCGCACATCTCGATGTCGATCGTCGCGGGCGCAGGCCACTCCCCGCACCGCGACAAGCCGGACGAGACGATGCAGCAGATCCTGGAGGCGCTCTCGTGA
- a CDS encoding agmatinase family protein, with amino-acid sequence MALSHDPLWPRAGAWPAPDGAADAAIIGVPAWRTSLSPTGAHATPAAIREALRRYSTTLIGPPVVDLNEALRIVDAGDVADADTDVEGVVARVRALRPAFAIALGGDNSVTYPVARGAGATGLITFDAHFDLRDGVSNGSPVRRLVQDAPDGERIDGSRIVQIGIADFANSAAYARRAADWGIHVITLDDVRRRGIADVVTEALDVAGADAAARIHLDIDVDVCDRSVAPGCPASVPGGLAAWELRALARGVASDRRVVSADIAEVDATADAPDGRTVRLAALCVLELLAGLASR; translated from the coding sequence ATGGCCCTCTCCCACGATCCGCTCTGGCCCCGTGCCGGCGCCTGGCCCGCACCAGACGGTGCCGCTGACGCCGCGATCATCGGCGTCCCCGCCTGGCGCACATCGCTCTCTCCGACCGGCGCGCATGCGACCCCCGCGGCGATCCGCGAGGCGCTGCGACGCTACAGCACGACGCTCATCGGTCCGCCTGTGGTCGATCTGAACGAGGCGCTGCGGATCGTGGATGCCGGAGACGTCGCGGATGCGGACACCGACGTCGAGGGCGTCGTGGCACGTGTTCGCGCGCTGCGACCGGCGTTCGCGATCGCGCTCGGCGGGGACAACTCCGTCACGTATCCGGTTGCCAGAGGCGCGGGTGCGACCGGGCTCATCACGTTCGACGCGCACTTCGACCTGCGCGACGGGGTCTCCAACGGCTCCCCCGTGCGCCGTCTCGTCCAGGACGCACCGGACGGCGAACGCATCGACGGCTCGCGCATCGTGCAGATCGGCATCGCGGACTTCGCCAACTCGGCGGCCTACGCCCGGCGAGCGGCCGACTGGGGCATCCACGTCATCACTCTGGATGACGTGCGCCGACGCGGCATCGCGGACGTCGTCACGGAAGCCCTCGACGTCGCCGGAGCGGATGCCGCGGCGCGGATCCATCTCGACATCGACGTCGATGTGTGCGACCGCTCGGTCGCCCCCGGATGCCCGGCGAGCGTCCCCGGCGGGCTCGCCGCGTGGGAGCTGAGGGCACTCGCGCGCGGCGTCGCGTCCGATCGACGGGTGGTGAGCGCCGACATCGCCGAGGTCGATGCCACCGCCGATGCGCCTGATGGGCGGACCGTCCGTCTGGCGGCGCTGTGCGTGCTCGAACTCCTGGCAGGACTCGCCTCCCGCTGA
- the nrdH gene encoding glutaredoxin-like protein NrdH translates to MSITVYTKPSCVQCNATYRALDAKGIEYEIHDLSEDAAALEQVKALGYMQAPVVVTDEGHWSGFRPDKIDELAARLA, encoded by the coding sequence ATGTCGATCACGGTCTACACCAAGCCTTCGTGCGTGCAGTGCAATGCCACCTACCGCGCACTGGATGCCAAGGGCATCGAGTACGAGATCCACGACCTCTCCGAAGACGCCGCGGCGCTCGAGCAGGTCAAGGCGCTCGGCTACATGCAGGCTCCGGTCGTCGTGACCGACGAAGGCCACTGGTCGGGCTTCCGTCCCGACAAGATCGACGAGCTCGCGGCTCGCCTGGCGTAA
- a CDS encoding gamma carbonic anhydrase family protein translates to MLYEHLGARPRIDDTAVIAPTAVISGDVTIGADCQVLHGAVITAEGGPITLGENVIVMENAIVRASSANPVHIGDHVLIGPGASVSGAIVGDEVFLATGTRVFNGAHIGDRAEVRINAVVHLRTILPEDAVVPIGWVAVGDPLLVLPPDRHEEIAAAQQELDFPGYVFGVDRETPDVMVQLTERYARSLARHADDSPA, encoded by the coding sequence ATGCTGTACGAGCACCTCGGGGCTCGCCCCCGTATCGACGACACCGCCGTCATCGCGCCCACCGCCGTCATCTCCGGCGACGTGACGATCGGAGCGGACTGCCAGGTGCTGCACGGCGCCGTGATCACGGCGGAGGGCGGACCCATCACGCTCGGCGAGAACGTGATCGTGATGGAGAACGCGATCGTCCGCGCCAGTTCAGCCAACCCGGTGCACATCGGCGATCACGTGCTGATCGGACCCGGTGCGTCGGTCTCCGGCGCGATCGTCGGCGACGAGGTGTTCCTGGCCACCGGAACGCGGGTCTTCAACGGCGCCCACATCGGCGACCGTGCGGAGGTCCGCATCAACGCGGTCGTGCATCTGCGCACGATTCTGCCGGAGGATGCGGTGGTGCCGATCGGCTGGGTGGCCGTCGGCGACCCGCTTCTGGTGCTGCCGCCCGATCGGCACGAGGAGATCGCCGCGGCCCAGCAGGAACTCGACTTCCCGGGGTACGTCTTCGGCGTGGACCGGGAGACCCCGGATGTCATGGTCCAGCTGACCGAGCGCTATGCCCGCTCGCTGGCCAGGCACGCGGACGACTCACCGGCATAG